A genomic stretch from Corynebacterium faecale includes:
- a CDS encoding ubiquitin-like protein Pup translates to MSGKQTQISAGGGREDDHDDEVQSAGQVQVNTEGVDDLLDEIDGLLENNAEEFVRSYVQKGGE, encoded by the coding sequence GTGAGTGGTAAGCAGACGCAGATCTCCGCCGGTGGCGGACGCGAGGACGATCATGATGATGAGGTCCAGTCCGCAGGACAGGTTCAGGTCAATACTGAAGGTGTGGATGATCTGCTCGATGAGATCGATGGTCTCTTGGAAAACAACGCCGAGGAATTTGTCCGTTCCTATGTGCAAAAGGGCGGCGAGTAG
- the dop gene encoding depupylase/deamidase Dop — protein MERFIGTETEYGISTPGHDHVSPIVTSTHAVVSYASARGFGEHRVRWDFSDESPLRDSRGFDLRRYHQAPVVDPHTIGVANVFITNGARFYVDHAHPEYSSPEVTNAWDAMVYDAAGDHILMQAIADTAAFSSQGKSVLDGHDPCPPLKIYKNNVDGKGASYGAHENYRYRRDIDFDVISQALIPFFVTRQVIIGAGRVGLGQQGEKPGFQISQRADYIEQEISLETTLNRGIINTRDEPHTNADDWGRLHVIIGDANMSQTSNLLKFGMTTLVLDAIEAGCDFSDLKLKDPVREVAAISHDLTLTHQLMLADARQLTALEVLRVYRERVLATLENQLTEVDLKVLALWEEVMDLLANDPLKTSHLLDWTAKWALIKSFLARGLAIDDAKIKLLDLQYTDIDPARSLHHALARKGRMREYVTAAEIAHAAATPPEDSRAYFRGRMIKQFPEDIIAANWESLIVTDATGSEVRILTTELGRLTRAEVGEILDSATTVDEVLKAIKTYEK, from the coding sequence ATGGAACGGTTCATCGGTACTGAGACCGAATACGGCATTTCAACCCCCGGCCACGACCATGTGAGCCCGATCGTCACCTCCACCCATGCGGTGGTGTCCTACGCCAGCGCGCGGGGTTTCGGTGAGCACCGCGTGCGGTGGGATTTCTCCGATGAGTCGCCCCTGCGTGATAGTCGCGGATTTGATCTACGGCGTTATCATCAGGCCCCGGTGGTGGATCCCCATACCATTGGGGTGGCCAATGTGTTCATTACCAACGGTGCACGGTTCTATGTCGATCATGCCCACCCGGAGTATTCCTCCCCTGAGGTCACCAACGCCTGGGACGCCATGGTCTATGACGCCGCCGGTGATCACATCCTCATGCAAGCCATTGCCGATACCGCAGCATTTTCCAGCCAGGGCAAATCTGTCCTCGACGGCCATGACCCCTGCCCGCCTCTGAAGATCTACAAAAACAATGTGGACGGTAAGGGTGCCAGTTACGGTGCGCACGAGAACTATCGCTACCGGCGTGATATTGATTTCGATGTGATCTCCCAGGCGCTCATCCCGTTCTTTGTCACCCGCCAGGTCATCATCGGCGCCGGTCGCGTCGGACTGGGCCAGCAGGGCGAGAAGCCTGGGTTCCAGATCAGTCAGCGCGCCGACTATATCGAGCAGGAGATCTCTCTGGAGACCACCCTCAACCGCGGCATCATCAATACCCGCGATGAGCCGCACACCAACGCTGATGACTGGGGCCGTCTCCACGTCATCATCGGTGATGCCAACATGTCGCAGACCTCCAACCTGCTGAAATTCGGCATGACCACGCTTGTTCTTGATGCCATCGAAGCCGGCTGCGATTTCAGCGACCTGAAACTGAAAGATCCGGTGCGCGAGGTCGCCGCCATCTCCCATGACCTCACGCTCACCCACCAACTGATGCTTGCCGACGCCCGCCAGCTCACCGCGCTCGAGGTGCTACGGGTCTACCGCGAGCGGGTGCTCGCCACCCTGGAAAACCAGCTCACCGAGGTCGACCTCAAGGTCCTGGCGCTGTGGGAGGAGGTCATGGATCTTCTGGCAAATGATCCACTCAAAACTTCCCACCTTCTGGACTGGACTGCCAAATGGGCCCTGATCAAGTCCTTCCTCGCCCGCGGACTGGCCATCGACGATGCCAAGATCAAGTTGCTGGACTTGCAATACACCGATATCGACCCGGCGCGCAGCCTCCACCACGCGCTGGCGCGAAAGGGTCGGATGCGTGAATATGTCACCGCCGCAGAGATCGCCCACGCCGCAGCCACGCCTCCGGAGGATTCCCGCGCCTATTTCCGGGGCCGGATGATCAAGCAGTTCCCCGAGGACATCATCGCGGCGAATTGGGAATCCCTCATTGTCACCGATGCCACCGGCAGTGAGGTCCGCATTCTCACCACCGAGCTGGGCAGGCTTACCCGGGCGGAGGTGGGAGAAATCCTTGATTCCGCCACCACGGTGGATGAGGTGCTCAAAGCCATCAAGACATATGAGAAGTGA